GCTCGCCGATGCCGCGCGGTCGCTCGTCGGCCCGATCGGCGCCTCGCTCATCGCCATCGGCGCGATGGTGTCCACGTCCGGCTATCTCAGCGCGCAACTCATCGGCGTGCCACGATTGACCTTCGCGCTGGCGCAACGCGGCGATTTCCCGGCGGCGTTCGGCGCCGTGCACGCGCGTTTCCGCACGCCGCATTTCTCGATTCTCGCTTGGGGCGTGCTGACGTTCGCGTTGGCGCTCTACGGCAACTTCGCGTGGAACGTCGGCCTGTCCGGCGCTGCGCGCCTGCTGACCTACGGGCTGTCCTGCGCCGCGCTGATCAATCTCCGCCGGCTGCGGCCCGAGATCTCCGCGCTGCGCCTGCCCGCCGGCAATCTCATCGCCGGCCTCGGCATGCTGCTCTGCGTCGTGATGGCCAGCGGCATGGAGCTCGGCCACGTGTGGGCCATCGCGCTCGTGGCGGCGATCGCCGCGATCAACTGGGCGCTGGCGCGGAGAGTTCCCCGGTAGCGCGCGTCGCGGACGATTGCAGGCGAAGCGTGAGCCCGAACGCCGCCGACAGCATCGCGACCTCGAAGGCGAACAACGCCGAATACGCCGCGAGCGCGCTGCCCGTGGCGAGCCGCATCGCGTCGACCACGATACCGCCCATCAAGCTGCCCGCGGCATGGCCGAGCATGTTGGCCACGCCCCACACGCCCATGAGCAGCCCCGCGCGCACCGGCGTCGTGAATTCCACCACGCTGCCCAACATGCCCGCGCCCGCGAGTCCCGTGCCGAAACCCATCACGAGCACGAGCCAGCGAAACGCCTCGGGCGCACCGGCTAATCCGACCGCCGCCACCGCGCTGAACACCACGATGCTCACGCCGAGCCCGATGCGCATCAGCCGCAACGCCCCGAGCACGCGCAACAGCCACAGCCCCGACAGCAACATCGCCGCGAGCACGCCGAGTCCCCAGAACATCGTCAGCCGCGTCGTCGCACCGACGCTCATTCCCAGCACGAGCGCCCCGTAAGGCTCGAGCAACACATCCTGCGCGAGCGTCCCGATGAACGTGCAAATCACCACGACGAACAGTCGCCGCACCTGCGGATCAGCCCAGACGTAGTCGCGCACGACTTCGCCGAACGGCTTGCCGCGCGCCGTCTCGGCGTTCGCTGCTCCAGTCGCGTGCGCCTCCTGTCCGGGCACCGCGACGCACGCGAGCGCCACGACAATGAGCGCGACCGCGTTCGCCACCGTCACGAGTCGCGCCGGATCGTAGTGTTCCAACGCCTTGCCGAGCGCGCCCGCGCCCATCACAGAGCCGAGCAGCGTCACGACTTCGTAGAGCGTCACCGCGCGCGCCCGCGTCGTGCCGCTGAACTTCTCCGCGAGCAGTGCCTGATAACTGTTGTGCGCGAGATTGCGCCCGACGCCGTAGAGCAGGAACGCCAGCACTGCTCCCGGCACGAACACCGCCGGAGTCGCCGCCGCGCGCACCGTCCAGTTGGCGATCGCTGCCACGCCGCCGCCGATCAACAGCGCGCCGAGGATCAGGTAAGGTTCGCGCCGCCGCCTGAAGATCGGAAAACCGTCCGAGCGGTAGCCGAACCACAGCCGCAGCGGCGAGACGAGCAACGGCAGGGCGAACAGCAGCGCCACGAGCGTCGCGGGGAGCTTCAGCTCCGCGATCATCACGCGGTTCAACGTCCCGCCGATGAGCACGCCGCTCAGCCCATAGGCGACCGGAAACGCGCCGAGCCGGACGTGATTCGCGATGCGATTTAGCGAGAATGAGTTCACAGTGGGATTCTCCTCCTTAGCGCAATCCTTACTCGATCCACAGCGTCACGTAGAGCGGTTCGCCCTGGAGCCGATGCAGCGATCCAAACGAACGCGGACAAGCCATCGGCTCTCGCGAGAGGAAACATCCGGAGCGCGTGCTTCCGAACTGCACGCCGATCAATCGATCCTCGGCATCGTAATAGGCGAATACATCGGGCGGCCGCACCATCAGCTCTGATGAGTCGGTGCCCCAATCTTTGGCAAAACGTGGCGGAAGCCACGCGCGAGGAATGCGGCGGGATTTCCCACGGACCGGCGGAAAATGCGTCACGGCGCGGAGAGCGTCGTCATGCGGGGCGGCTTCGATCTTTGAGTAGAACGCAGCCAGATCCGTCAGCGCTTCAGGTGTGCCGAATACTTCCCGTTCCGTTGTCTCGTAGGTAAGAGCCAATTTCACCGCAGCGAGGACGATCGGGACAAAAACCACCGCCAGCGCGCCAATCACCGCCATCAAGGCGGTCAAAATTTCCCGCGGGTCGCCGTCGCGAAACGGCTTCACGTCGCCACAACGGCCGCGTTCTTACGACCGAAACCCAGCGCCTCCTTCAGCCAGCTCCAGGCCTTGCGCAGGCCGACTTCGCAGGTGCCGTTGATGTGATACGTGCGGGCGAAAAGTTCCTCGTGGCCGAGGTAACGCGGAGGGAGCAGCAGCAAGGTTTCGTTTTTGTCGGTCGCCGGATTATGGCCGAGCACCTCGGAGTAAAACACGCCGCGCCCGACCACCATGCCGTCGCGCGGAACCGCGATCTCGCGCTCCGCGAGCACGAGCCACGGCTTGAACTTGAAGGTCAGCGCGCCGTCCTTCGCCTGATAGAGCCGGCCGTAGGTGCGCAGCGGCACGCCCTCAAGCTTGCGCCCGAGGAAGAGCTTGTTGCCGTCCGCGAGCAGCTCGAAGCGCTTGCGACGCCCGGTGAAGAAATCCCAGCAGAAAATCGTGCCGAAGGTCGTCAGCCGGAACGCCCAGCCGGAGAGGAAATACGCGAGGATGATGATCGCGACCGACAGCGTCGCGCCCACGACTGGATCGATGAACGCCAGCCCCGTCACGAGCCCGAGCAGCGCCGTGCGCGCGCCCTTCAGCGCCGCGTCGACCGCGCCCCACGGGCTGAGGAGAATGAGAACATTGATCGCGTGCGACGCGATCCACACCACCGCGTGCACTGCGATCGCGAGCGGCACCATGAGGATCGTGAGCAGCCACGAGAAATCCATCGCGCCGAGGTGCACCATCGCGAGGTTGCCGAGATGCAGGTCGAGCCCGGCCGTCGGCGTGCCGCGCGCGGCCATGACTTTCGAAGCGGCGGCCACGAGCACCGGCACGACCGCACCGGTGGCGACGAGGCCGCTGACCTTGTTCTCCACGGTCTCAAGCACATCGAGAGGCTTCTTCATGCCCGGCGGCACGGCGGCGCCAAAGGCGTCCTTGGCCGCGCAACCGCCCACGAGCAGGAAGCCGCAAACCCACACCAGCGGGTTCGCGAACCACGGCAGCGCCGCCTTCTCGGCCGGCGTGCTCGCGCGGAACCAGTCGTAGGCACCGATCGCGCTCACGCCCAGCAGCGGTGAAATGGCGACGCCGGTGATCTGCGTGGCGGTCTTCGCCAACTCGAGGCCGGCGCTCGGCACGTCGCCGTCCTTGCCCTTCGGCGCGGAGTTCGAAGCCGCCCAGAGTGGCACGGCAAAAACGCACAGCACGCACACCAACGCAACGAGAGGGGCGAAACGTTTCATGGTGCGGGCAACATACCCGCTGCCACCCGCATGAAAAGCCCGCAGATGCACGTGGTAGGGCGGGACCGCTGGGCCCGCCGGGAGCGTGTTGCCGCCTTCGCGGCGGGCCCAGCGGGACCGCCCTACCTTAAATCCGCGCCGGCTATCTGCTCCCAGCCGTAGAGATGGAACACTTGGCCGTTGGACATCGCGACGAAGAGGCCGTGGGGAAATTGCTCGCCGAGCGGTTGCGCGGTCACGTCGCTGCCGTCGCTTTCGATCGTGGCGACGTCGACGATCTTCACCACGCGGTGCTCGTGCGGATGGCCGGGCGCGCCCTCGCGCGGGAAGAGCCAGAACTTGTTCGCCTGCTGATCCGACACGAGCAAGTAGCCGGTGCCATCAGGGCGTTTCCAGATCGAGATGCCT
This portion of the Opitutia bacterium genome encodes:
- a CDS encoding BCD family MFS transporter — its product is MNSFSLNRIANHVRLGAFPVAYGLSGVLIGGTLNRVMIAELKLPATLVALLFALPLLVSPLRLWFGYRSDGFPIFRRRREPYLILGALLIGGGVAAIANWTVRAAATPAVFVPGAVLAFLLYGVGRNLAHNSYQALLAEKFSGTTRARAVTLYEVVTLLGSVMGAGALGKALEHYDPARLVTVANAVALIVVALACVAVPGQEAHATGAANAETARGKPFGEVVRDYVWADPQVRRLFVVVICTFIGTLAQDVLLEPYGALVLGMSVGATTRLTMFWGLGVLAAMLLSGLWLLRVLGALRLMRIGLGVSIVVFSAVAAVGLAGAPEAFRWLVLVMGFGTGLAGAGMLGSVVEFTTPVRAGLLMGVWGVANMLGHAAGSLMGGIVVDAMRLATGSALAAYSALFAFEVAMLSAAFGLTLRLQSSATRATGELSAPAPS